A DNA window from Camelina sativa cultivar DH55 chromosome 17, Cs, whole genome shotgun sequence contains the following coding sequences:
- the LOC104759392 gene encoding uncharacterized protein At1g24010-like, whose protein sequence is MAPKGTSSVNFDVKSPASLFFQDFMVKTKFPKEGHAELEIDNVAGTGKRRKRYKMSRFQITKEWYKTIRESVPNDEVWQNPDCFKKLEGTMTVIVKEDGNGAHGVWTVDYEKTRGDLDDPRFIIKTCVKFFKVMDENLTS, encoded by the exons ATGGCACCGAAAGGAACTTCTTCCGTTAATTTTGACGTTAAGTCTCCAGCATCCCTCTTCTTTCAAGATTTCATGGTGAAGACGAAATTTCCTAAGGAAGGCCATG CCGAGTTAGAGATCGACAATGTGGCCGGTACGGGGAAGAGAAGGAAAAGGTACAAAATGAGCCGCTTTCAGATCACGAAAGAGTGGTACAAGACTATCAGAGAATCCGTCCCCAATGACGAGGTGTGGCAAAACCCGGATTGTTTCAAAAAGCTCGAAGGAACCATGACCGTCATTGTTAAGGAAGACGGTAACGGAGCCCACGGGGTGTGGACTGTTGACTACGAGAAGACTCGCGGTGACTTGGACGACCCACgcttcatcatcaaaacttGTGTCAAATTCTTTAAGGTGATGGATGAGAATCTAACAAGTTAA
- the LOC104756763 gene encoding uncharacterized protein At1g24010-like, with protein sequence MTLGGYLSVEFDIKSSANRFCQGYMAIAKPTRDQVSTEEIEVDLPSGKRKVKLRMEGFQISEWFKTLAKPDLIDSNSDDDDEEEANSRNPDYYNKLEGTMSVIHTEGCDGGRAYWTIQYEKVSDDIKDPRFIVDTTARYFQAMDERIFSKSSE encoded by the exons atgacACTAGGAGGATATCTCTCTGTTGAGTTTGATATCAAGTCTTCGGCGAATAGATTCTGTCAAGGTTACATGGCGATAGCGAAACCCACAAGAGACCAAG TTTCGACTGAGGAGATAGAGGTTGATCTACCTTCGGGGAAGAGAAAGGTTAAGCTAAGAATGGAGGGCTTTCAGATCTCGGAGTGGTTCAAGACGCTGGCAAAACCTGATCTCATCGACAGtaatagtgatgatgatgatgaagaagaggccaACTCGCGAAACCCAGATTACTACAATAAGCTCGAAGGAACCATGAGCGTCATTCACACGGAAGGCTGTGACGGTGGCCGAGCATACTGGACCATACAGTATGAGAAGGTTAGCGATGACATCAAGGACCCACGTTTCATCGTCGACACTACTGCAAGATACTTTCAGGCGATGGATGAGAGAATCTTCTCAAAATCCTCAGAATGA
- the LOC109129883 gene encoding uncharacterized protein LOC109129883, translating into MGNKQVEGEDYGETFSPVARMGTVRLFLETAVKYGWKVHQMDVQNAFLHGDLEEEVYMRLPPGYQLPDKNKVCRLRKSLYGLKQAPRCWFAKLTTALKDYGFVQSLADYSLFTYEQGAVRIHILIYVDDLIIAGSNEDATAKFKDYLASCFKMKDLGELKYFLGIEIARNESGMYLCQRKYALDIIAETGLLGCKPVNFPLDQNHSLQFSKSRILSDPTPYRRLLGRLIYLGVTRLDLAYSVHLLAQFMKEPKEDHWHAAIRVVNYLKSDPGQGILLRSDNDFQVTGWCDSDWSRCRMSRRSVTGYFIQLGNSPVSWKTKKQKTVSRSSAEAEYRAMADLVQKLIWLKRMLHTLGVFHVQPMNVYYDSKSAIHIASNPVFHERTKHIENDCHFVRDEVVSRNILLQHVNTKTQLANIFTKPLGTESFEDFRSKLGILNLYGPA; encoded by the coding sequence ATGGGTAACAAACAAGTTGAAGGCGAGGACTATGGTGAAACTTTTTCACCAGTGGCAAGAATGGGTACGGTTAGGCTATTCTTGGAGACGGCTGTGAAATATGGTTGGAAGGTtcatcaaatggatgttcaaAACGCATTTTTACACGGCGACTTAGAGGAAGAAGTCTACATGCGTTTGCCTCCTGGTTATCAACTACCTGACAAGAACAAGGTATGTCGTTTGAGAAAATCTCTCTATGGTCTTAAACAGGCACCGCGATGTTGGTTTGCAAAACTGACAACAGCTTTGAAGGATTATGGATTCGTTCAGTCCTTAGCCGATTACTCATTATTCACTTATGAGCAAGGTGCAGTTCGCATACATATACTAATCTATGTGGATGACCTCATAATAGCTGGCAGTAATGAGGATGCAACGGCAAAGTTTAAGGACTACTTGGCATCCTGTTTTaagatgaaagacttgggagaGTTGAAATATTTCTTGGGCATCGAAATAGCAAGGAATGAATCTGGTATGTATTTATGTCAGAGGAAGTATGCGCTAGATATTATTGCAGAGACGGGTTTACTTGGCTGCAAACCAGTGAACTTTCCTTTAGACCAGAATCATTCTCTGCAGTTTTCAAAATCTCGCATCTTGAGTGATCCAACACCTTACAGGAGACTACTCGGCCGGTTGATATATTTGGGGGTAACAAGGCTGGATTTAGCTTACTCGGTACATTTATTAGCTCAGTTTATGAAGGAACCAAAGGAGGATCACTGGCATGCAGCGATCCGAGTGGTTAACTACTTGAAGTCTGATCCTGGTCAAGGTATCCTATTACGCTCTGACAATGATTTTCAAGTAACTGGATGGTGTGATTCGGACTGGTCTCGTTGTCGTATGTCACGCCGCTCAGTTACAGGTTACTTCATTCAACTTGGCAACTCTCCTGTGTCTTGGAAAACGAAAAAGCAAAAGACAGTGAGTCGATCGTCAGCGGAAGCAGAATACAGGGCGATGGCAGATCTGGTTCAGAAACTAATATGGCTAAAGCGCATGCTACACACGTTGGGAGTTTTTCATGTTCAGCCAATGAATGTTTATTATGATAGCAAATCAGCAATCCACATAGCGTCCAATCCGGTGTTTCACGAGCGAACGAAACACATAGAGAACGATTGCCACTTTGTAAGGGATGAGGTTGTTTCCCGAAATATACTTCTCCAACATGTTAACACAAAGACACAACTCGCGAATATATTCACCAAGCCGTTGGGCACAGAGAGTTTTGAAGATTTTCGGTCCAAGCTGGGCATACTCAACCTGTATGGTCCAGCTTGA
- the LOC104756765 gene encoding uncharacterized protein At1g24000-like — MALNESTHEFDMKSQADDLFKDFMKALKDNDKVEIEAEDWEKREITINLISSEILRKYKTFKLTTTITPRDDGDGSRVKWTGKIEKFPNDDIHVDPHIFISTVEFNRKSPAEELFKAFMEAVKDDDEVEIEAEDCTNRNATVKLISSVILRNYKTLKITIVVTPSEDGDGSHVKLTLVFEKISDDIDDPYLPFNTAAYLFKMLDAKILK; from the exons atGGCACTAAACGAATCTACTCATGAGTTTGACATGAAGTCTCAGGCAGACGACCTGTTTAAAGATTTCATGAAAGCATTAAAAGACAATG ATAAGGTGGAGATCGAGGCTGAGGATTGGGAGAAAAGAGAAATTACGATAAATTTGATCAGCTCTGAAATTTTGAGGAAGTACAAGACGTTCAAATTAACCACCACCATTACTCCTAGGGATGACGGTGATGGCAGCCGTGTGAAATGGACCGGCAAGATCGAGAAGTTTCCCAATGATGACATCCACGTCGACCCACACATCTTCATCAGCACTGTTGAGTTTAATCGTAAGTCTCCGGCAGAAGAATTGTTTAAAGCTTTCATGGAAGCAGTAAAAGATGATG ATGAGGTGGAGATCGAGGCTGAGGATTGCACGAATAGGAATGCCACGGTAAAACTGATCTCCAGTGTTATCTTGAGGAACTACAAGACGCTCAAAATAACCATCGTCGTTACGCCTTCGGAAGATGGTGATGGTAGCCACGTTAAATTGACCCTAGTGTTCGAAAAGATTTCTGATGACATCGATGACCCATATCTACCCTTCAACACAGCTGCTTATCTCTTCAAGATGCTCGATGCCAAAATCCTTAAATAA
- the LOC104756766 gene encoding uncharacterized protein At1g24000-like: protein MALHGTWSGELDIKSPAARFFKSFTDDIISPTEGIAEEVFESIDSEKRTVTIKMSGCLISEKYKSVKATITVTPREDGDGSQVVWTIECSKISSDIDDPQFIIDTLVNFLKETDENLLP, encoded by the exons ATGGCACTACATGGAACTTGGTCTGGGGAGCTTGACATTAAGTCTCCGGCAGCCAGATTCTTTAAATCTTTCACCGACGACATCATCTCCCCTACTGAGGGAATAG CCGAAGAGGTGTTTGAGTCGATAGATTCGGAGAAGAGAACAGTGACGATCAAAATGAGTGGCTGTCTGATCTCAGAAAAATACAAGTCGGTCAAAGCAACAATCACCGTTACGCCTAGAGAAGACGGAGACGGTAGCCAGGTGGTGTGGACCATCGAATGCAGTAAGATTAGCTCTGACATCGACGATCCACAATTCATCATTGACACTCTTGTTAATTTCTTAAAGGAGACTGATGAGAATCTTCTTCCATAA